Proteins from one Ricinus communis isolate WT05 ecotype wild-type chromosome 9, ASM1957865v1, whole genome shotgun sequence genomic window:
- the LOC8280183 gene encoding rRNA-processing protein EFG1 isoform X2, with the protein MAHGGYGNRRVAERKHHVGRRSKGLGVDKKPKPKPKAVSLKNQIRSTERMLRKELPPEVREAQEKKLEGLKKQQEIHTRLALERKIFLRDRKIKFFERRKIERGIRRLEKLQRGSSGQPQDAEIAEQLSKLKEDLEYVRFFPKTEKYVSLFTGGEDSDMVDRRNRLRKQIKANLIAAAASGKDMEETGSEDDGLLDLSEDDFFLTGTSSDEANADDEWTDKSTREQASSTSGKAASGMSSDERNQMSARALMPPPRPSNNSRSNSVHTRSRFGASSSKKPWMQRSEISTSSNTSSSISGSSFKAGESSNTRTGHSSNLSSNSDARKPRRKRRPKKKKQQA; encoded by the exons ATGGCCCATGGTGGCTACGGTAACCGCAGAGTCGCCGAACGGAAACATCATGTTGGTCGGCGATCTAAAGGATTAGGCGTAGACAAGAAGCCGAAGCCAAAACCTAAGGCTGTTTCCCTTAAGAATCAGATTCGTTCCACTGAGCGCATGCTCCGCAAG GAACTTCCACCTGAAGTAAGAGAAGCACAAGAGAAAAAGTTAGAAGGACTCAAGAAGCAACAAGAGATTCATACTCGTTTGGCTTTGGAACGCAAAATTTTCTTGCGCGATAGGAAGATTAAGTTTTTTG AGAGAAGAAAGATTGAACGGGGAATAAGGCGCTTGGAGAAACTTCAACGTGGTTCGTCTGGTCAGCCACAAGATGCAGAGATTGCTGAACAGCTCTCTAAATTGAAAGAAGATCTTGAATATGTCAGG TTTTTTCCCAAGACAGAGAAATATGTATCTTTGTTTACTGGAGGTGAGGACTCGGACATGGTTGATAGGAGAAATAGATTACGCAAGCAGATTAAAGCCAACTTAATTGCTGCTGCCGCCAGTGGGAAGGATATGGAAG AGACAGGGAGTGAGGATGATGGGCTCTTGGATTTGAGTGAAGACGATTTTTTCTTAACTGGAACTTCAAGTGATGAAGCAAATGCCGATGATGAATGGACTGATAAAAGTACAAG GGAACAGGCTTCTAGCACTTCTGGAAAAGCAGCGTCTGGTATGTCCAGTGATGAAAGGAATCAG ATGTCTGCTAGAGCTCTAATGCCTCCTCCTCGCCCTTCAAATAACTCTCGGTCAAATTCAGTGCATACTCGATCAAGGTTTGGAGCTTCATCAAGCAAAAAGCCATGGATGCAGAGGTCTGAAATTTCTACATCCAGCAATACATCAAGTAGCATAAGTGGATCTTCCTTTAAAGCAGGGGAATCATCAAATACAAGGACAGGCCACAGTAGTAATTTAAGTTCGAACTCTGATGCCCGCAAACCGCGAAGGAAGAGGAggccaaagaagaaaaagcaaCAG GCATGA
- the LOC8280183 gene encoding rRNA-processing protein EFG1 isoform X1, whose protein sequence is MAHGGYGNRRVAERKHHVGRRSKGLGVDKKPKPKPKAVSLKNQIRSTERMLRKELPPEVREAQEKKLEGLKKQQEIHTRLALERKIFLRDRKIKFFERRKIERGIRRLEKLQRGSSGQPQDAEIAEQLSKLKEDLEYVRFFPKTEKYVSLFTGGEDSDMVDRRNRLRKQIKANLIAAAASGKDMEETGSEDDGLLDLSEDDFFLTGTSSDEANADDEWTDKSTREQASSTSGKAASGMSSDERNQRQMSARALMPPPRPSNNSRSNSVHTRSRFGASSSKKPWMQRSEISTSSNTSSSISGSSFKAGESSNTRTGHSSNLSSNSDARKPRRKRRPKKKKQQA, encoded by the exons ATGGCCCATGGTGGCTACGGTAACCGCAGAGTCGCCGAACGGAAACATCATGTTGGTCGGCGATCTAAAGGATTAGGCGTAGACAAGAAGCCGAAGCCAAAACCTAAGGCTGTTTCCCTTAAGAATCAGATTCGTTCCACTGAGCGCATGCTCCGCAAG GAACTTCCACCTGAAGTAAGAGAAGCACAAGAGAAAAAGTTAGAAGGACTCAAGAAGCAACAAGAGATTCATACTCGTTTGGCTTTGGAACGCAAAATTTTCTTGCGCGATAGGAAGATTAAGTTTTTTG AGAGAAGAAAGATTGAACGGGGAATAAGGCGCTTGGAGAAACTTCAACGTGGTTCGTCTGGTCAGCCACAAGATGCAGAGATTGCTGAACAGCTCTCTAAATTGAAAGAAGATCTTGAATATGTCAGG TTTTTTCCCAAGACAGAGAAATATGTATCTTTGTTTACTGGAGGTGAGGACTCGGACATGGTTGATAGGAGAAATAGATTACGCAAGCAGATTAAAGCCAACTTAATTGCTGCTGCCGCCAGTGGGAAGGATATGGAAG AGACAGGGAGTGAGGATGATGGGCTCTTGGATTTGAGTGAAGACGATTTTTTCTTAACTGGAACTTCAAGTGATGAAGCAAATGCCGATGATGAATGGACTGATAAAAGTACAAG GGAACAGGCTTCTAGCACTTCTGGAAAAGCAGCGTCTGGTATGTCCAGTGATGAAAGGAATCAG CGGCAGATGTCTGCTAGAGCTCTAATGCCTCCTCCTCGCCCTTCAAATAACTCTCGGTCAAATTCAGTGCATACTCGATCAAGGTTTGGAGCTTCATCAAGCAAAAAGCCATGGATGCAGAGGTCTGAAATTTCTACATCCAGCAATACATCAAGTAGCATAAGTGGATCTTCCTTTAAAGCAGGGGAATCATCAAATACAAGGACAGGCCACAGTAGTAATTTAAGTTCGAACTCTGATGCCCGCAAACCGCGAAGGAAGAGGAggccaaagaagaaaaagcaaCAG GCATGA